The sequence below is a genomic window from Thiomonas intermedia.
TGGGTGCAGGCCGAAAGCCTGGCCGCCGCCGCGCACCTGGCGCTGCACCTTAAGTCACCGCACTATTGGGCGTGGTACGAACGGATCTGGGCCTACGCCTGGCGCCACTTCGTCGATCATGACCATGGGGCCTGGTACCGCATTCTGGCGCCGGACAACACCAAGCTGACCGACGAGAAGAGCCCCGCTGGCAAGACCGACTATCACACCATGGGGGCCTGCCACGACGTGCTCCGCGCACTCGCCGCGGCCCACGCGCCACTGCGGCATGTGGTGCTACTGCGCTTCAGGCCGGAGGTCGAGCCCGCGCGCGCGGCTGCACTGCTGCGCGACTTTGCGGCGCTGGCCACGTCGATCAGTGGGGTGGCCGGGGTCGAGTCCGGAGAAAACATCAGCCCGGAAGGTCTGGACAAGGGCTTTACCCACGCCGTGCTGCTGCAATTCGTCGATGCGGGCGACCGCGACCTCTACCTGAGCCATCCCGCCCACCAGGCCTTTGCGCGCAGG
It includes:
- a CDS encoding Dabb family protein, encoding MLLRFRPEVEPARAAALLRDFAALATSISGVAGVESGENISPEGLDKGFTHAVLLQFVDAGDRDLYLSHPAHQAFARRLQDAAAEVLVVDFLDASAPFAA